From the Acetobacter aceti genome, one window contains:
- the atzF gene encoding allophanate hydrolase, with translation MTLPNMLQITSLLSACRAGTLTPTDIVREVSARIEAYAAKDPAVWICRVPMERLLARAAELEKLPAADLPLYGVPFAVKDNIDVAGLPTTAACPAFAYEPTESAEVIKRLEAAGAIVIGKTNLDQFATGLVGMRSPYGQPHCVFNADYVSGGSSSGSAVAVAAGLVSFSLGTDTAGSGRVPAAFNNIVGLKPSRGVLSTYGLVPACESLDCISVFAGSTSDAWEVERIAGAADARAPFSRSLSPRSLPLATFRFAVLSAEDRFFDGNEANAALYEQAIKRLEQLGGAPVELDFAPLKETAALLYSGPFVVERLAAIKDFYNSNRTDMDPTVGTILDGAANYTATDVFDGIYRQHALQQIAQRMWDKFDVMLLPTAPRIVTKQEVVEQPIAANSLLGAYTNFVNLLDMAACAVPAGFAPDGLPFGVTFVSPAFTDEDLAALAGRFHEALGEGIGVARNEKPEAATGQDASSSGRVLLAVVGAHLKGFPLHWQLEKEQAVLRETTLTASDYRLFALPDATPPKPGLVRERGFAGAGLEVEVYELDAAGFGRFVASVPQPMSIGRITLANGKEVCGFLCSEAVARSGTDITATGGWRSYMQKK, from the coding sequence ATGACCCTCCCGAACATGTTGCAGATAACATCCCTGCTTTCCGCCTGTCGCGCCGGAACGCTGACACCCACAGACATCGTGCGGGAAGTTTCTGCGCGCATTGAGGCCTACGCGGCCAAGGACCCGGCAGTCTGGATCTGTCGCGTGCCAATGGAGCGGCTTCTGGCTCGTGCGGCTGAACTGGAAAAGCTGCCCGCGGCTGATCTGCCGCTTTACGGTGTTCCGTTTGCGGTAAAGGATAATATTGATGTCGCCGGTCTGCCGACGACAGCGGCCTGTCCTGCTTTTGCCTATGAACCGACTGAAAGCGCTGAAGTGATCAAGCGGCTGGAAGCAGCCGGAGCCATTGTCATCGGCAAGACCAATCTTGATCAGTTCGCCACAGGACTTGTCGGGATGCGCTCGCCCTATGGCCAGCCGCACTGTGTGTTCAACGCGGACTATGTTTCGGGTGGTTCAAGCTCCGGCTCTGCTGTGGCCGTGGCGGCCGGACTTGTATCATTTTCACTCGGAACGGATACGGCGGGATCAGGCCGCGTTCCTGCTGCATTCAACAACATCGTCGGTCTCAAGCCGTCGAGAGGCGTTCTCAGCACCTATGGTCTTGTTCCGGCATGTGAATCTCTAGACTGCATCTCTGTTTTTGCAGGATCGACATCTGATGCATGGGAAGTTGAGCGGATAGCCGGCGCTGCGGATGCGCGTGCTCCTTTCTCGCGGTCCCTCTCGCCACGTTCGCTGCCGCTTGCAACATTCCGCTTCGCTGTTCTGTCGGCAGAAGATCGCTTTTTTGATGGTAACGAAGCCAACGCCGCGCTTTATGAGCAGGCCATAAAGCGCCTTGAGCAGCTTGGAGGCGCGCCTGTCGAGCTGGATTTTGCACCTCTGAAGGAAACGGCGGCGCTACTCTATAGCGGTCCCTTCGTGGTGGAGCGTCTGGCTGCGATAAAGGATTTTTATAATTCCAATCGCACGGATATGGACCCGACTGTTGGAACTATCCTTGATGGAGCTGCAAACTATACAGCGACAGATGTGTTCGACGGCATCTATCGCCAGCATGCGTTACAGCAGATTGCACAGCGGATGTGGGATAAGTTCGATGTCATGCTCCTGCCGACCGCGCCCCGTATCGTCACGAAACAGGAAGTTGTCGAACAGCCCATCGCAGCCAACAGCCTGCTTGGCGCGTACACCAATTTCGTGAATCTGCTGGATATGGCGGCGTGTGCCGTGCCTGCCGGTTTTGCGCCCGACGGCCTGCCCTTTGGTGTGACGTTCGTCTCACCAGCCTTTACTGATGAGGATCTGGCCGCTCTGGCCGGACGTTTTCATGAGGCTCTGGGCGAAGGTATCGGCGTTGCGCGCAATGAGAAGCCCGAGGCTGCGACAGGGCAGGATGCCTCATCCTCTGGACGCGTGCTTCTGGCTGTCGTCGGGGCGCATCTGAAAGGTTTCCCATTGCACTGGCAGCTTGAAAAGGAGCAGGCCGTTCTGCGGGAGACAACGCTGACGGCATCCGATTACAGGCTGTTTGCGCTGCCTGATGCGACACCGCCAAAGCCGGGTCTTGTGCGTGAGCGAGGCTTTGCAGGCGCTGGACTCGAAGTCGAAGTGTATGAACTGGATGCGGCAGGTTTCGGGCGGTTTGTCGCTTCCGTTCCGCAGCCGATGTCTATCGGGCGCATCACGCTTGCGAACGGTAAGGAAGTCTGTGGTTTCCTTTGTAGCGAAGCTGTTGCCCGTAGCGGCACGGACATTACTGCGACTGGCGGCTGGCGTTCCTACATGCAGAAGAAGTGA
- the uca gene encoding urea carboxylase encodes MFSKVLIANRGEIVRRVSRTLRHMNIASVAVCSEADRFTPPVLEADEAVLIGPAAVTDSYLNMDAILDACARTGVQAVHPGYGFLSERAEFAEKLAERGIRFMGPRPEHMRAFGLKHTARDLAKQNNVPLLPGSDILGTADEAAVEAQRIGYPVMLKSTAGGGGIGMQVCHNEAELRDCFAAVSRMGGNNFGDARVFLEKFIAFARHVEVQIFGDGKGNILTLGERDCSLQRRNQKVIEETPAPGLSETTRKGLREAARALCSAVAYESAGTVEFIYDTESGEFYFLEVNTRLQVEHCVTEEVFGIDLVEWMVRQADGSLVLPSQDSLIPQGAAVEARVYAENPAENFRPSTGRLTEVQFPANVRVDGWIETGTEVTPYYDPMLAKVIARGATREEAFHNLNEALTATRIGGLESNLDYLRAITAAPAVLAGEVFTGLLNSFAYTPTTIEVIAPGLQSTVQDWPGRIGYWDVGVPPNGPMDDRSFRLANRIVGNAEGVAALEFTVSGPVLRFNAPATIGLAGAFMPATLDGKEIPYWEPIEVQAGQVLSLGQIKGTGHRTYLAIRGGIDAPLYLGSRSTFMLGQFGGHATGQLRTGDVLRLAAPLADAPPTITIPVEDRPALTRTWELGVLYGPHGAPDFFRDEDIAELFSSEYEVHFNSARTGVRLIGPKPRWARTDGGEAGLHPSNIHDNAYAIGAIDFTGDMPILLGPDGPSLGGFVCPAVLTRDELWKMGQLHPGDTVRFRRVQPEPLNLPFLSAPVTSDSPILFRSEGEIPVVYRRAGDSYLLLEFGPPELDVTLRLRAQLVLERLKTEAVNGIIDLTPGIRSLQVHYNPDVISLSALLEILHGIEQALPSGDDDIVVPSRIVHLPVSWDDEQAQLAMQRYQELVRPNAPWCPSNIEFIRRINGLPSIDAVKDIIFDASYLVLGLGDVYLGAPVATPIDPRHRLVTTKYNPARTWTPDNVVGIGGSYMCIYGMEGPGGYQLFGRTTQVWNTWRTTDVFHEGKPWLLRFFDQIRFYPVSHDELMEARAAFPYGRFSVKIEETQFSLRDYRAFLEANKDEIEAARSRQQAAFEAERQDWISKGLDTFEEETNDNQADESLLPEGHMGVDSPVPGSVWQLPVNVGDPVKVGDTVAIIESMKTEMKIVSPATGVIMDILCRKGREVRGGERIMVVRTD; translated from the coding sequence ATGTTCAGTAAGGTTCTCATCGCCAATCGTGGAGAAATTGTCCGGCGTGTCAGCCGTACGCTCCGGCACATGAATATCGCGTCCGTCGCCGTGTGTTCGGAAGCGGACCGCTTTACGCCTCCCGTTCTGGAGGCGGATGAGGCCGTGCTGATCGGCCCGGCGGCGGTGACAGACAGCTATCTGAACATGGATGCGATTCTGGACGCCTGCGCCAGAACAGGGGTGCAGGCTGTTCACCCAGGTTATGGTTTTCTCAGTGAACGGGCCGAGTTTGCTGAAAAGCTGGCTGAACGAGGCATCCGTTTCATGGGGCCGCGTCCGGAGCATATGCGGGCGTTCGGCCTCAAACATACCGCACGCGATCTGGCCAAACAGAACAATGTGCCGCTGCTGCCGGGGTCCGATATTCTCGGCACAGCCGATGAGGCCGCGGTCGAGGCTCAGCGCATCGGCTATCCGGTCATGCTCAAGAGTACTGCTGGCGGTGGCGGCATCGGCATGCAGGTCTGTCACAACGAAGCCGAACTGCGTGACTGTTTTGCCGCAGTGTCCCGCATGGGCGGCAACAACTTTGGTGACGCCCGCGTCTTTCTTGAAAAATTCATTGCCTTCGCCCGTCATGTCGAAGTGCAGATCTTTGGTGATGGCAAAGGCAACATTCTCACACTGGGCGAACGGGACTGCTCTCTTCAGCGCCGCAACCAGAAAGTAATCGAAGAAACACCTGCCCCCGGCCTGTCGGAGACGACACGCAAGGGATTGCGTGAAGCCGCCCGCGCCCTGTGTTCCGCAGTCGCGTATGAATCTGCGGGAACGGTAGAGTTCATCTACGACACCGAAAGCGGCGAGTTCTATTTCCTTGAGGTGAACACACGCCTTCAGGTCGAGCACTGTGTCACCGAGGAAGTGTTCGGAATCGATCTTGTTGAGTGGATGGTGCGTCAGGCGGATGGCAGTCTGGTCCTGCCATCACAGGATAGTCTGATCCCGCAGGGCGCAGCCGTGGAAGCTCGCGTGTATGCCGAGAACCCGGCGGAAAATTTCCGTCCTTCAACGGGTCGTCTGACCGAAGTGCAGTTCCCGGCCAATGTGCGCGTGGATGGATGGATCGAGACCGGCACGGAAGTGACACCCTATTACGATCCGATGCTGGCCAAGGTCATCGCACGGGGCGCCACGCGGGAAGAAGCCTTTCATAACCTCAATGAAGCACTGACAGCGACACGCATCGGCGGTCTGGAAAGCAATCTCGATTATCTGCGCGCCATCACCGCAGCGCCTGCGGTTCTGGCCGGAGAGGTTTTTACCGGCCTGCTCAACAGTTTTGCTTATACACCCACCACAATCGAGGTCATCGCGCCGGGTCTTCAGTCCACTGTGCAGGACTGGCCGGGACGGATCGGTTACTGGGACGTGGGTGTGCCCCCCAATGGCCCGATGGACGATCGCAGCTTCCGGCTCGCCAATCGCATTGTCGGCAATGCGGAAGGTGTGGCGGCTCTGGAATTCACGGTTTCCGGTCCGGTCCTTCGTTTCAATGCGCCTGCTACCATCGGCCTTGCCGGGGCGTTCATGCCCGCGACACTGGATGGCAAGGAAATCCCTTACTGGGAGCCGATCGAGGTGCAGGCCGGGCAGGTTCTGTCGCTGGGGCAGATCAAGGGGACAGGGCATCGCACCTACCTCGCCATTCGTGGCGGCATTGATGCGCCGCTTTATCTCGGATCGCGCTCGACCTTCATGCTCGGTCAGTTCGGTGGTCATGCGACCGGACAGTTGCGTACCGGCGATGTTCTGAGACTTGCTGCGCCGCTGGCGGATGCGCCTCCGACCATCACGATTCCTGTCGAAGACCGTCCGGCGTTGACGCGGACATGGGAACTGGGCGTTCTGTATGGCCCGCATGGCGCACCGGATTTCTTCCGTGACGAGGATATCGCCGAGCTGTTTTCCAGCGAATATGAGGTTCACTTCAACAGCGCCCGTACGGGCGTGCGCCTGATCGGACCGAAGCCGCGCTGGGCGCGCACGGACGGTGGCGAGGCGGGACTGCATCCTTCCAACATTCACGATAATGCCTACGCCATCGGCGCCATTGATTTTACCGGCGACATGCCGATCCTGCTGGGGCCTGATGGCCCGAGCCTGGGCGGTTTTGTCTGTCCGGCCGTGCTTACCCGCGATGAGCTGTGGAAAATGGGCCAGCTTCATCCGGGCGACACGGTACGCTTTCGTCGCGTGCAGCCTGAGCCGCTGAATCTGCCATTCCTGAGCGCCCCAGTGACAAGCGACAGTCCCATCCTGTTCCGTTCGGAAGGTGAAATTCCGGTCGTGTATCGTCGTGCGGGCGACAGTTATCTGCTGCTCGAATTCGGTCCTCCTGAACTGGATGTGACGCTGCGTCTGCGTGCCCAGCTTGTGCTGGAGCGCCTGAAAACCGAAGCTGTGAACGGCATCATTGACCTTACCCCCGGCATCCGGTCGCTTCAGGTTCATTACAATCCCGATGTCATCAGTCTTTCCGCACTTCTGGAAATCCTGCACGGCATCGAGCAGGCGCTCCCATCAGGCGACGACGATATCGTGGTGCCCAGCCGTATCGTGCATCTCCCCGTCTCATGGGATGACGAGCAGGCGCAACTGGCCATGCAGCGTTATCAGGAGCTTGTGCGTCCCAACGCGCCATGGTGCCCGTCCAATATCGAGTTCATCCGCCGCATCAACGGACTGCCTTCCATTGACGCAGTCAAAGACATTATCTTTGACGCCTCCTATCTCGTTCTGGGTTTGGGCGATGTCTATCTCGGCGCGCCTGTCGCCACCCCGATTGACCCGCGTCACCGACTGGTGACGACCAAATACAATCCGGCCCGCACATGGACGCCTGACAATGTGGTGGGCATTGGCGGCAGCTATATGTGCATCTACGGCATGGAAGGGCCGGGCGGTTATCAGCTTTTCGGCCGTACCACGCAGGTCTGGAATACATGGCGCACAACGGATGTGTTCCATGAAGGTAAGCCATGGCTTCTCAGGTTTTTCGATCAGATCCGTTTCTATCCCGTCTCGCACGACGAGTTGATGGAGGCGCGTGCCGCTTTTCCGTATGGCCGCTTCTCCGTGAAAATCGAGGAAACGCAGTTCAGTCTGCGGGACTATCGTGCTTTTCTTGAGGCGAACAAGGACGAGATCGAAGCTGCCCGGAGCCGGCAGCAGGCCGCCTTTGAGGCCGAGCGACAGGACTGGATTTCGAAAGGTCTTGACACGTTCGAGGAAGAAACGAACGATAATCAGGCTGATGAGTCCCTTCTTCCCGAAGGTCATATGGGTGTGGACAGCCCGGTGCCCGGCAGCGTGTGGCAGCTTCCCGTCAATGTGGGCGACCCTGTGAAAGTGGGAGACACTGTCGCCATCATTGAATCCATGAAGACCGAGATGAAAATCGTCTCGCCTGCAACCGGCGTGATCATGGATATTCTCTGCCGCAAGGGGCGGGAAGTGCGTGGCGGCGAACGCATCATGGTTGTGCGCACAGACTGA
- a CDS encoding urea amidolyase associated protein UAAP2 codes for MPEYDISKVFSTITLDQVVAARVPWSGVVRKGQVLRIIDLESQQAVDALFYNAHAYHERYSAQDTLVNQGAAYIGKGGRLFSNEGNVLMTVVEDTCGRHDTLAGACSCESNTVRFGHETKYMHACRENFLLEVEKYGMSKRDIVNNVNFFMNVPIMQNGELVIDDGLSAPGGFVDLRAEMDTLVVVSNCPQVNNPCNGFTPTPIRVVIGDPVSI; via the coding sequence ATGCCAGAATATGACATCAGCAAGGTCTTCTCGACCATCACTCTCGATCAGGTCGTCGCTGCCCGCGTTCCCTGGTCCGGCGTGGTCCGCAAGGGACAGGTCCTGCGTATCATCGATCTTGAAAGCCAGCAGGCTGTCGATGCGCTTTTCTACAACGCCCATGCCTATCACGAGCGTTACAGCGCACAGGATACGCTCGTCAATCAGGGAGCAGCCTATATCGGCAAGGGTGGTCGGCTGTTTTCCAATGAAGGCAATGTGCTCATGACCGTTGTGGAGGACACCTGCGGGCGTCATGACACTCTGGCAGGCGCATGCAGTTGTGAATCCAACACGGTGCGCTTCGGGCATGAGACGAAATACATGCATGCCTGTCGTGAAAACTTCCTTCTGGAAGTCGAAAAATACGGCATGAGCAAGCGGGATATCGTCAACAACGTCAACTTCTTCATGAATGTTCCCATCATGCAGAATGGCGAACTGGTGATTGATGACGGCCTGTCCGCGCCCGGCGGTTTTGTCGATCTGCGCGCCGAGATGGACACGCTTGTCGTGGTGTCGAACTGCCCGCAGGTCAATAATCCATGCAATGGCTTCACACCCACGCCCATTCGCGTGGTCATCGGTGATCCCGTCTCCATCTGA
- a CDS encoding urea amidolyase associated protein UAAP1, with amino-acid sequence MQIDQQMPEWYRARYNQLRDQALLAESGARPTFTPIEMTESSVLHRETIPGGWYWSTLLPRGQALRLINTSGNNGVSVGLWNADDLSERYNAGDTIKLQWTTCLTTGRVLFSDMGRVLTSIIGDSCGFSDTLAGGSTPQSNARNFGNEGLRNTRNNLRLIAGKHGMAQHDVTSCITFFSHISTQADGSFRWIDGDIRAGDHVDLRAEMNLLVAVSNCPHPLAPEKSFAPGPIEAVRWQAPAIKPDDLCRTFCEEARRGFENTDPLFV; translated from the coding sequence ATGCAGATCGATCAACAGATGCCCGAGTGGTATCGCGCCCGCTACAACCAGCTCCGCGATCAGGCTCTTCTCGCCGAGAGCGGCGCACGTCCGACCTTTACTCCTATCGAGATGACCGAGAGCAGCGTTCTGCACCGTGAAACCATCCCGGGCGGGTGGTACTGGAGCACGCTCCTGCCGCGTGGGCAGGCTCTGAGACTGATAAACACGTCAGGCAATAATGGCGTTTCCGTCGGGCTGTGGAATGCGGATGATCTCAGCGAACGTTACAACGCTGGTGACACCATCAAGCTGCAATGGACGACCTGTCTGACAACGGGCCGGGTTCTGTTCTCGGATATGGGACGTGTTCTGACCTCCATCATCGGTGACTCCTGTGGTTTCAGCGACACGCTGGCAGGAGGGAGCACGCCGCAGAGCAATGCACGGAATTTCGGTAACGAGGGTCTGCGCAACACACGCAACAATCTGCGTCTGATCGCAGGTAAGCACGGTATGGCGCAGCACGACGTCACGTCCTGCATCACCTTCTTTTCGCATATCAGCACGCAGGCGGACGGCAGCTTCCGCTGGATTGATGGTGATATCCGGGCTGGTGACCATGTCGATCTGCGCGCGGAGATGAATCTCCTTGTAGCGGTCTCGAACTGTCCACATCCTCTGGCTCCCGAGAAGAGCTTTGCGCCCGGACCGATCGAGGCCGTGCGCTGGCAGGCTCCCGCCATCAAGCCGGATGATCTGTGCCGGACTTTCTGTGAAGAAGCCCGTCGCGGCTTCGAAAATACCGACCCTCTCTTTGTCTGA
- a CDS encoding CopG family ribbon-helix-helix protein, which translates to MTNRETKEQVSRVSISLPPGILQELDAMVAEKGYASRSQAIQNILHQELMASRNDCADELMAGVIILFYNNAATGLSQKLAELQYENLAEVISSLHVNLVRRQTLEVLLVQGKVGKLQEIADQFMTQSGVISGKLHLIASLIPPVHEKGRPPSLDITPC; encoded by the coding sequence ATGACCAATCGGGAAACAAAGGAACAGGTCAGTCGTGTCAGCATTTCGCTGCCGCCGGGCATCCTGCAGGAACTGGACGCCATGGTGGCGGAGAAAGGTTACGCCAGCCGTTCGCAGGCCATTCAGAACATCCTGCATCAGGAACTGATGGCCTCGCGCAATGACTGCGCGGATGAACTGATGGCCGGTGTCATCATTCTTTTCTACAATAACGCGGCGACCGGGCTTTCCCAGAAACTTGCCGAACTGCAATACGAAAATCTCGCCGAAGTCATCAGTTCCCTGCATGTCAATCTTGTGCGCCGCCAGACGCTCGAAGTTCTTCTCGTGCAGGGGAAGGTTGGCAAGCTTCAGGAAATTGCAGACCAGTTCATGACGCAGTCCGGTGTCATTTCCGGGAAGCTTCATCTTATCGCGTCGCTCATCCCTCCCGTCCATGAGAAGGGGCGGCCCCCTTCGCTCGATATAACGCCGTGCTGA
- a CDS encoding ABC transporter ATP-binding protein, giving the protein MTEHQLPDYLTLPPDVAERMDQIRQREYVLEIDHVGKTFAQKRHQTVALEDIEFGIHRREFVCVVGPSGCGKSTLIRILAGLEETTTGRILVDGKPVNGPGPDRGMVFQKYTLFPWLDVCRNVMFGIEMGGTERAEARRQAMQWLEVVGLEQFASSFPHQLSGGMQQRVAIARALAARPRVLLMDESFSALDAQTRLKMQNYLMEIWRKIDITIVFITHDLDEAIYLADRILVLKPRPGRVEEVIEVPLSRPRRAAQMTSDEFLATKAHLEGLIRSFGGDDEEMDEGDEDFNMPLLTLVTDKAE; this is encoded by the coding sequence ATGACCGAACATCAGCTTCCTGACTACCTGACGCTTCCGCCTGATGTGGCCGAGCGCATGGATCAGATCAGACAGCGTGAGTATGTGCTGGAAATCGACCATGTCGGAAAAACTTTCGCACAGAAACGCCATCAGACCGTCGCGCTTGAAGACATTGAGTTCGGTATTCACCGGCGTGAGTTTGTCTGTGTCGTTGGGCCGTCGGGGTGCGGTAAATCGACGTTGATCCGCATCCTTGCCGGGCTTGAGGAAACGACCACGGGACGCATCCTCGTGGATGGAAAACCTGTGAACGGGCCGGGTCCGGACCGTGGTATGGTGTTCCAGAAATACACCCTGTTTCCCTGGTTGGATGTCTGCCGTAACGTCATGTTCGGCATTGAAATGGGCGGCACTGAACGCGCTGAAGCGCGTCGTCAGGCCATGCAGTGGCTCGAAGTCGTGGGGCTGGAGCAGTTCGCCTCTTCCTTTCCCCATCAGCTCTCGGGTGGTATGCAGCAACGCGTGGCGATCGCCCGTGCGTTGGCCGCCCGGCCTCGGGTGTTGCTGATGGATGAATCCTTCAGCGCTCTGGACGCCCAGACCCGCTTGAAGATGCAGAACTACCTGATGGAGATCTGGCGCAAGATCGACATCACTATTGTTTTCATCACACACGATCTGGATGAAGCCATTTATCTGGCGGACCGGATTCTTGTTCTCAAACCTCGCCCCGGCCGGGTGGAGGAGGTCATTGAAGTCCCGCTTTCACGTCCGCGTCGGGCGGCGCAGATGACATCCGACGAATTCCTCGCCACGAAAGCCCATCTTGAAGGGCTTATCCGTTCCTTTGGCGGTGATGACGAAGAAATGGATGAGGGGGATGAGGATTTCAATATGCCTCTCCTCACTCTCGTCACGGACAAGGCTGAGTAG
- a CDS encoding ABC transporter permease produces the protein MQGLAASWRLYGRTDGVSRGVFGILAVLLPLLVWSAVSYLPFVWHPQVLITDPGGEDYLESGMRMNRADFTRAVSEMKEKNQPVPQGIATNPVYLPSPGEVLTAFVHAFTSSAPTGAEHSITQAFGHSLQIIFWGFLISSLIGVPLGVLCGALPAVARLVEPSVDFFRYLPAPAFGALAVAILGIYDAPKIAIIVIGTLFQQILVIANTTRKLDFSLIEASRTLGAKGLKLLFRVVIPGILPDLYRDQRILLGWAWTYLIVAELIGTSSGITWFITQQARYQHFDNVYAAMAIIGIVGLGTDMVLGLLGRRFFTWKREIDG, from the coding sequence ATGCAGGGCCTTGCCGCTTCATGGAGATTATACGGCCGGACTGACGGAGTGTCCCGTGGGGTCTTCGGTATTCTGGCGGTGCTCCTGCCTTTGCTCGTCTGGAGTGCTGTCAGTTATCTCCCGTTCGTATGGCATCCGCAGGTGCTCATTACGGACCCGGGTGGGGAGGATTATCTGGAATCAGGCATGCGGATGAACCGGGCTGATTTCACCCGCGCCGTAAGTGAGATGAAGGAAAAAAATCAGCCTGTTCCACAAGGTATTGCGACAAACCCGGTTTATCTTCCGTCTCCAGGGGAGGTGCTGACAGCTTTTGTTCACGCCTTCACGTCTTCAGCTCCCACGGGGGCTGAACACTCCATCACGCAGGCTTTCGGGCATAGTCTCCAGATTATCTTCTGGGGATTCCTGATCTCTTCACTGATCGGCGTGCCGCTGGGTGTGCTGTGCGGCGCGTTGCCTGCGGTTGCGAGACTTGTTGAGCCTTCGGTGGATTTTTTCCGTTATCTGCCGGCTCCCGCATTCGGTGCGCTCGCTGTTGCCATCCTTGGTATTTATGATGCTCCAAAGATTGCCATCATCGTTATCGGCACGCTGTTCCAGCAGATTCTGGTAATTGCGAATACCACACGCAAACTGGACTTTTCCCTGATCGAGGCTTCCCGCACGCTCGGGGCGAAGGGATTGAAGCTGCTCTTCCGGGTGGTGATCCCCGGTATTCTGCCGGACCTTTACCGTGACCAGCGTATTCTGCTTGGCTGGGCCTGGACTTATCTGATTGTAGCTGAGCTGATCGGCACGTCCTCCGGTATCACATGGTTCATCACGCAGCAGGCGCGATATCAGCATTTTGACAATGTCTATGCTGCAATGGCCATCATCGGCATTGTCGGGCTCGGCACGGACATGGTTCTCGGTCTGCTGGGACGCCGGTTTTTCACCTGGAAAAGGGAGATCGACGGATGA
- a CDS encoding ABC transporter substrate-binding protein — protein MPLLPLLRKTLLAGVCAAATLSSASAATLKIGYSDWPGWVAWQVAIDKGWLKEAGVDADFQWFDYSVSLDAFSAHKLDAVMATNGDALVTGANGHKGEMILATDYSDGNDMVVAQPGITDMKGLKGKSIAVEEGLVDHLLLLKGLEKAGLSEKDVKLVNTKTNETPQVLASGEVAAVAAWQPNAGQALHMVPGARPVFTSHEAPGLIYDTIVVDPQSLHDNRDQWQKLVGVWDHVVSYIKDPKTQPDALRIMAARTGVSPEAYKRFLKGTHLLTVADDKAVFTKKDGLDSLYGSSSVSDSFNVRYGVYKTPQNVDSYIDPSFVAAVK, from the coding sequence ATGCCCCTCCTCCCGCTTCTTCGCAAAACTCTTCTCGCTGGCGTCTGTGCCGCGGCGACGCTCAGTTCTGCTTCCGCTGCGACACTGAAGATAGGTTACAGCGACTGGCCTGGCTGGGTTGCCTGGCAGGTGGCCATCGACAAGGGCTGGCTGAAGGAGGCGGGTGTGGATGCTGACTTCCAATGGTTCGACTATAGCGTCTCACTGGATGCTTTTTCAGCCCACAAACTCGACGCTGTCATGGCCACGAACGGAGACGCGCTTGTAACGGGAGCGAATGGGCATAAAGGGGAAATGATCCTCGCGACCGATTATTCCGATGGTAATGATATGGTGGTGGCCCAGCCAGGCATCACCGATATGAAGGGCCTCAAAGGCAAATCCATCGCGGTTGAGGAAGGGCTGGTTGATCATCTCCTGTTGCTCAAGGGGCTGGAAAAAGCGGGTCTGAGCGAAAAGGATGTGAAGCTGGTCAACACCAAGACCAATGAAACACCGCAGGTGCTCGCTTCCGGCGAAGTGGCTGCTGTTGCGGCATGGCAGCCCAATGCCGGACAGGCGCTACATATGGTGCCGGGTGCGCGTCCCGTGTTCACCTCCCATGAAGCGCCGGGATTGATCTACGACACCATCGTGGTGGATCCTCAGTCCCTACATGACAATCGTGATCAGTGGCAGAAGCTCGTGGGTGTCTGGGATCATGTCGTCTCCTACATCAAGGATCCGAAAACCCAGCCGGACGCGTTGCGTATCATGGCGGCACGGACCGGTGTTTCTCCTGAAGCGTACAAGCGTTTCCTGAAAGGAACGCATCTTCTGACGGTCGCTGACGACAAGGCCGTGTTTACAAAAAAAGACGGACTGGACTCGCTCTATGGTTCTTCCTCAGTCTCTGATTCCTTCAATGTCCGTTACGGTGTCTACAAGACACCGCAGAATGTGGACAGTTACATCGATCCGTCTTTCGTTGCAGCCGTAAAATAA
- a CDS encoding Hsp20 family protein — protein MSGRVFGSPMFLGFDHLETMLERASKSSGDGYPPYNIEQLSSSALRITLAVAGFTMEDLQITQEDNQLVIRGRQSEDLQGRIFLHRGIAARQFQKSFVLAEGIDIGGAWLDNGLLHIDLFRPEPEVRVRRIDIAKGSVARSVANDGPLPASPRSVRTIGDE, from the coding sequence ATGTCAGGAAGAGTGTTTGGATCGCCGATGTTTCTCGGCTTTGATCATCTTGAGACCATGCTCGAGCGTGCGTCCAAGTCGTCGGGGGACGGTTATCCCCCCTATAACATCGAGCAGCTCAGTTCGTCTGCGTTGAGGATCACCCTTGCGGTTGCAGGGTTCACAATGGAAGATCTTCAGATTACGCAGGAGGATAATCAGCTCGTCATCAGGGGACGTCAGTCCGAAGATCTTCAGGGACGTATATTCCTGCACCGAGGCATTGCGGCTCGTCAGTTTCAGAAATCTTTTGTTCTGGCGGAGGGAATTGATATCGGTGGGGCGTGGCTCGATAATGGATTGCTCCATATTGACCTTTTTCGGCCCGAGCCTGAAGTGCGCGTAAGACGTATTGATATCGCCAAAGGAAGTGTTGCGAGATCGGTCGCCAATGACGGTCCGCTTCCTGCATCCCCCCGGTCTGTCCGCACCATCGGGGACGAATGA